TTccggagtcctcagcacaggaaggacacagatctgttggagcaagtccagaggagggcacaggGATGATCTGAGGGGCCAGAGcatcaggctgagagagttggggtctttcagcctggagaagagaaggccgcaaggaggtgttcatggccaggttggatggggctttgagcaacctgatacaCTGGGAGgtgccctgcccatggcaggggtggcactggatgagtttcaaggtcccttccaacccaaaccatcccgtGATTTCCTGGTCTCAAGAAAGCCCCTTGGTGGTGCCCAGCCCGCACCCCTCTCACTCACTGAGCTTCCCTTTGCGGAGATATTCGTTCACTTGTCTTCACTCGTCCctctccttcttacgttgaggattccagaactggacatgattctccagatgaggtcccttgagaaaggaacagaggggacaatcccctccctctctgctgGCCGTGCTggtttggatgcagcccaggacacggttggtttctgggctgcgagctcAAAGGGGTTTGTGAGAGCAGGACAGACGTGGCTGGGCCCTGGCGCTCAGCCCACCACTCGCTGAGTCAGCGGGAGCCCTGCTGGCTCTCCCAGCCACGGGATCTCCGGCCAGAAACCCCACACGGCACCACCGGCCGGGACAACCCGAGAGAGGGCTCAGCTGGGGCAGAAGTGGGGGAAACGGGTTTCAGACATAGCCCAGTATTGccaaaggcagagctggagcacagAGAGGGCGCGAGaacctctctcctcctcctccccgctgTCTTGTGTTTCCTTTTATCTTCCCTGAGCAGCTTGCGCTGCTGGCTGTTCGTCAGGGCCATTTGGGGAAGAAGGGTGGGTAATGAGAGTCAAGCCTCATCTCCTTCCCTTCGCATCCATCCCCGAAGTCCAGCCCTGCCTCTGAGCCAGGGACTGGGTGTAACCCAGAGCCCGTGGAAACGGGGTGTGGAGAGCACGCTTTGATACCTCTTGCCCGGGATTTGGGAGCAACCCCCCAGGACACTGACTGTTAGACTGCAAAACCGCCTTGGGAACCCAGTTGGGGAGGCTGGATTCCCAAGGATTCCCAAGCCTTTGCTCTGACCAACAGGCAGGTTTTCAAGCCCTCTTTGCTGCAGCTTCGCTGTCACTCCGTGCCGCGCAATGTCACCTTGGGGAGCGTGCAGAGATGCTACCAGCGTCCAgatggggctgcaggagggcagaggagctgcctAGGGGCTGCCTTCCCCCCTCGgcctcccccagctcccaggagATTACCCGGCAGGGCTTAGCGCAGGAATGGAAAGCAGCTGCCTCATGGCCTGTGTGCAGATAAAGGGCAGCGAAGGAATCCAGGCTGAACGCGTTCCCGTTGGATCAGCGTGGGGAACGGCGACAAGCATGCGAGGTCAGGCACAGAGACAGGGGATCAAGGGCATTTAAAGACACAACATAGCTGagagagacatttttttccccttttggaAAGCAGTCTCCTTCTCAGTCACCCCCACAGTaacaattttcttcctaaaatctcatctaaacctcccctctttcagcttaaatcttAGGGGGTTGTTTCATGAAGCTGAGCGGGCGTGCCTGGAAGTACAGCGGGTCCTGTGGCTCATAATGAAGATGCAGAGGCAGAATGTGTTGGAGGCATGGAACATTTTGAAATATGCCTGTATCTCCACTTCTCTGGTTCTCATTATTACTGGACATGTTTTCTGGAACGTATAAAGAATTACTTAACTGCAGTCTGGCTCTGCTGGGTTTTTGAACTTTAATTGCTGCACAGACTTGCAGCAACAGCCTGTGTGTCTGGAAAGAAAGAGCTGCTGGAGCTTAGTAGCAGAAGTAGCAGTTGTCCCAGGAAGGTGAAAACACAGATTGTGTGGTAGGTACCCAGTAGGACAGTGCTCAGCAGCCACGATGCTCTGGAGAGCAATTTCCAGCTCTGAAAAGGGCTACAGGGAACAGTTctgaactgaaagaggggagactgagatgagaccttagcgagaaatgttttgctgtgagggtggggaggccctggcccagggtgcccagagcaggggtggctgccccatccctggaggggttcaaggccaggctggatgggctttaaggtcccttcccgctcaaaccattctacgaccTGCTGCTGTTTTCGACCTGCCTTTGCCAGAGCTCCAAACACAACCAGCAGCCTCTGACACGGCCAGTTCCCACTGCCTGCTCAGCAGAGGTTGGTGGGATGACAGTCTAGATAAGAGAGGGTGAATTCATCTGCTTGATATATGTGACAAGCAGGTAAACTCTATATTGCTTAGATTAGGAAGTGTTAAGTTTCCACCTCCCCATCCTTACATCTGACAATATTACCAGCAGAGTCAGAAATGTGAGTTTCTACCAAAGACTCAACTAGGATCCAACCAAATTCACCTCCTCCAGGATCAAGCGTTACTTAGAACTGTCCTCTTCAGAGAAGAATTGCAGCATTAATACCTACAGTAATGTGGATACAGAGTCCATAGAGAATTTATCCATGAAATCACGCTCTGGttgtcacaaaaaaaatcagatctgGAGGAATAAGACCAGAATCCCTGCTCTGAAAATAAGTTAACTAAAACCAGCTGCCAGATGTGACGCAAGAGGTGATGATTCTATGTGCTTTTAATCTCTTTTGTATCCAGAGGAATCGAAACACTGCTAAAATATCCTCAATATCCTCGTGTGATCAACGTACGAGCAAAACAGACACTTTGATCTCAGGAGGCAAGTAGAAATAAGGAATTCTGGGTGGGAACATCATCTCTAGCTTAACAaaggttttgctgctgctgtaatcATACAGTGAAGTCTGAGCAGGCTGAGACAGTGACACCACCTCAACGTTCCCCACGGGAGCTGGGGACCCTCCGGAGAAATCAGAGGGCTGCTGGGTGTACCCAGTGCAGGTCCAAGAAGGATTCATCCAACACCTCTAATAAAGTGCTAGTCCCAAGCTCTCCTCTTGTTAAATCCCTCCTGGCAGTTCTAGAAGTTTTACAGTAACTTTCTGGATCACAGGaaacctcacaggaaaatcGGGACACTCTGATTTACCCTGAATCAGCACAGACACCGCCAGCTTCAAAGGATCTGTGCCATGCTCACGCTGCCGTCACTTCTCATCCTTCGCCTTCTCTGCCTCTCGGCTCTGTGTTTGTCTGCTCAATCATTTCACCCAGGCAGCCCAAGAGGAAAATTAGCAGAAGGCAAACAAGCCCCTAAGAATGGGATTTCTTCCTCTTGCGTTGCCAACCCCACGTGTTCGGAGTGGATCAGACTCGGATCCACTGGGATTTCACACAGACTCTAAAAACAGCGAAACAAGAAGTTCCTTCTTGCACAAGAAACTCGCGTCCCCACACCAGGTCCTTAAGAGTTCTGTGGTTAAGACTTATAACTAGGACATAAACTAAATTCCAGACTAAGCCTCTATTTCCATGCCAGAATCCACCGCCGCTCCCATGCAGCATTATTTCATTCCTGCAGAAGCTGACGGGGATGATTAACGAAGCCACCAGGGATTTCCCATAAGGGATTTATCCATTTAGAAATGCAAATAGGATTCATTTTACCGAATGCCAAAAAGTCACAACTGCCAAACCAAATCCCTAATTCCTAACTTCTGGAAAAGTTTGCGAGCACAACCTGGGCTCCAGTCCTCCCAGTCTGGATCTTGCACAGCCCTGGGATCACCAGAGGCTTCCCTTACACGCCAGTTTATTTAAAGAAGTTGCAGGCTTGCATTTCCCCACCTTGTAACgtgcaaaataaaaagcaaatttaaactTTAAAGCCTCCAACGTGacaaaaaacaaatttaaaccttcctttcttttgcaaTTCCTTTAAAACGAGCTCAGCGGCCACGAATAACAAAAGCAATCGAGAAGAAGACAGTGCTAGGCTCACCCCATCGCTGCTGGGCGTCAGCTCcgctctctcccctcctttcttCAGCTGCCGGGGATCCTCTCCACGTTTTGATTTacttctcccttcctctttctttcagtcttttctcCGGATCCGGATGCTCTTGAAATTTCCTCCGGAATTTCACTTTGAGCcctcgctgctgctgctgcgggctCGGAACGCCCCGGCGCGGCGGGGACAGGGACCCCGGGGCCGCAGCCCGAGCTCCTTCTCCAAGCGGAGCGGGATGAGCCGCTgcctccccagccccgctgAGAGCCAAGGCGGCTGCGGCTCCAGCCCCCTCGGGCCGCTCGCTTTGCTCTCGCTCTGCCCTATCCGCCTCCTCCCCCTgccagctgccccatcccgcTCACATTTCCAGGCGGCTGCTTCTCCAGACTTTATTCCCGGGGCTGGGCCGGCTCGGCGGCACCACCTGCCGGGGACAGAGGGAAGGGACCAGCTGGGAAAGCGGGATGAGCCACGGAGAGGGGGAAGAACCGGAGAGCGGGGATGAATCAGGGAGAGTGGGAAAAGCCAGAGAGAGTGGGAAGAACCGGGAAAGCCTGGGATGTATCAGGGAGAGTGGGAAAAGCCAGAGAGAGTGGGAAAAGCCAGAGAGAGTGGGAAGAACCGGGAGAGCCTGGGATGTATCAGGGAGAGTGGGAAAAGCCAGAGAGAGTGGGAAAAGCCAGAGAGAGTGGGAAAAGCCAGAGAGAGTGGGAGAGCTGGGATGAATCAGGGAGAGTGGGAAGAACCGTGAAGACCCAGGAAGAGTTGCGGAGATTCAGGAGAAGTGGGAAAatggcaacctgggccagggcctccccaatctcacagcaaaacatttgtccccaagatctcatctcaatctctccttttccagctaaaaaccgctccccctcatcctgacCCTGCATTCCCTCacagagtccctccccagctttcccagaggcAAAGATTCAACCCTAGCAGcacaaacagcagcaataaTGCTGCTTCTCACACCTcgcttccagtgcttcaccccCACCCCTTTTTGCAATATATTTAGAAGAACAGTTTACTGGCtgtaattagaatcatagaatcaccaggttggaaaagacgcatcgcatcatcgagtccaaccattcctatcaaatactacaCCATGTCGCTCAGCACCTCACTCATCTCCGGTGTCCCCGCTGTGTTTGGGGTTGTCAGTGGTTGTCATTACACGTGGATGTACCCCGAGTGCACTAAGCGCTGGAAACaaaggcagcagctggcagcagTCAGGAGTTGGGGCTGTGGTcagaagggatggggaagctTCGTGTTCTCAGCGTACTCAGACAAGTTGCTGCAGGGTGCAAGTCAGAGCAGTGTTGGGCTGTTCAGCCCAAACACGCAGCCCAAGGGCGGCCTCGGCTCCGGCGCGGAGTCCCAgcactcctcctgccccaaatCCTCTGTCCTTCTCATGCGCAACATAGCACCCAATGACAAAGGGACTGAAACGGCACCGCAGACACCACCCAAAGTAGGGCACAGCATCTTTCCTATCAACCTGTTAACTCTAACTCATATATGACTTCTCTTGTAAGCTAATTATTTTACACACTTAAATTAGGGCAATTGCATCAGCAGGAATTGAACTGAAACCAAATGCTGATAGCCCTGGGAGGATCTTCTGCAATGGAGTTTTGTATCCCACCTGCATTTCCTGTTACTAAGGGAAGAAATCAAATGTCCCCAAAGATAGAAATGGATGTTTCGATCCCTTCCTGTGCACATGGCACCATCCAGCCTGCATCGCTAATGTCCATAAAACCGTTTCAGAGAGGGAGCAGGAAGGCAAAGGAGCCCCAAGGAAGGAGATTCCCTTTCAAACCAAGACAAAATATCCACCTCCAATCTTGTTCCTGCATGGCACTGATATAATCAGACATGGAGGCCTTGGTGTCACAGTTTGCCAGCGGCCTTCCAGCCTTCTAATTGTCAGACGTCCATCAGATGTGGTTCTCTCATCCACTCTTTGTGCCTACGGCTTCACCTTCCTGACACTGCTCACACCTCACATCCTTCTGCAAAACGCTGCTGATAAGCAGCAGTGTAACAGACTGACACAGCAACCCCTGAATTGGCCTCTTGCAAGTCGTAAAAATACATATGTGGAAAGTGTTTACAAAgttaaattaaggaaaaaaaaaaaaagagatacatAACATATAAGAAAAGACTCAAGAACTTCTAACCAAGCCCCAGATCTGACACCAATACCAGCTGTGGTCAGTGGCGAGTAATGTAACCTCGTGTGTGAAATGAGGATAGCAGCAACCtcctggggcactgggagacTTAATTAGTTGCTATTCGTAGATTAAACAGAGAGTCTGAAGGTGAAAGCACTAAATGCTGAGTATTAATAGCTTCTCAAGGATTAATTTCTGTAATTGGGCAACACCAGCATTACAAAAAAGTGGATCAGTGtcaatttttgaaagaaatttattCTTATGGTTCTATCCTGTCCTAAAGGAACCCAAACAcagaattttgcttttgaaaagtcATAACCAGTAACACAACAACGTAACAGACAGCGCAGCTTGTCATCTTCAAACCAGAGCTTCTGACTCCCACCCAAACGCACATTCCTGCACAGGAAACATCATGTCAGCTTCCCCAAGCAGCTCTGGGAGCCGCAAGCTCCCGGAGTGCTCTGTGTAACTCGCCCTGCTGTGCGTTCCTTCTGCACTCCTTACGAAAAAAGCTCACTCGCGTTCATTAACAGAAGACACGCTCATTTCTGTGACTGAATTCTTCCTCTCATCGCTCAAACCCTCCGCAGCTGGCACTGCACTTTCCAGGCCAGCTGCATCAGTGGGTTTTGAACTggcctctctgcttttccacagCAGACGTAAGTGACCTTTGTGGAAGTTCCAAATCAACATGAACAAGAAAAGAAGACCAAAACCAGCCCCTAGGACTCTTAAAACCATCTTCTCTGCTCGGCTCTCCACAGATTCCTGTCTCACGGCCCCATTTGGTAACAAAGGTGGTTCTAAAGACTGAAACTCCTCAGTTCTTTTCTTGCGGTCCTCCTTCACTGTGGCAATAATATTTGCTTCCGCTGTCTTTTCTTGGGCATAAAGGGCATAGCGGGCCACAGTGAAATGGAATTCCTTCCCTCTGGATTTCTCTACTGAGagacaatcatagaatccaGCCGCATCCAGTGTCACATTTAATACTGCCATTCCTCCATCATAGAGAAGGTAGTTGGGGTCCTCAGCCTGGAGTCTGCTCCCATTAAACTTCCACACCACACTTGCCAGATTGGACAGGGGGACACATCTGAGATACACATTGTTTCCAAGGGTAAAGACACACTTTCTCACActattttctgaaattacaaAGATAATTATTTTAAGTAAGAATGCCGGGGATTTAGTTTAACTTACTAAACCAAATACACAttcaaataaatatgaaatttcATTCACCCGTCTTGACAACGGGAAATGAGAAGGGTAGGGGTAAAGACAAGGAAATCCCATTACTGACAGGTCTGACCATCTGCCAGGGATATCTTGCTGGCCTTATTGCTCTGCTGTGGAACAGAATGAATACAGGACTGGAAGTTTAAGATTTCCAAATTTTAGTCTGATTTTGCCTTGCATAAGTAAATTCACCTTTGTATGTCTTGACTTCTATATTGGTTAAAGACACCTCTCCTCAAAAATGCTTTGATTTGCCTGCACCTGTAGCTCTACATTAAAAGTAATCTATTTTCCAAGcctactaaaaaaaataaaaccagttttaaATGGCTGATAACAAACAGCCTTCTTTTCAAGCACGCTCCTGAATCACATGCCATTTATCCGTAGAACAGCACCCGGAAGCAGTGACAGATTTAACAGGACAGCTGATGTGTGTGATTTCCACAAGGTGGGTGCGGGAGGGACACCAGTAACTCCAAACAGGTCCCATTTACACTCCTCTTGAGAGTAAGAGTTTCAGTCTAAGTTGCAGTACTGACCATTTAAGAGGGTTAAGAGCATTGAGCAGGACCAGCTCAGCGTGGGGTTTTTTGGTCTAAGCGTAAAAGTGACAGCCAGTGTAATTTTAATTCTGTGGGTTTCTATAATGCAAGAGTTTCAGTAAGTGTAGAGCATTTTGATTGCAGGAagttaaaatattctttcttaaaacaaacattCACATACCAATGCTGAGGCAGCTGGAAGCATCCCCGTATCTCACACTTTGAATTAAAttcctgaaaaacaaaccaacacaaCCCAAAGACCAAACAGATGAAAACACAGACAGAAGTGTTCCAAGCTTGTGTCATTCCATTCCTAGGAACCATCCCAGGTTTGTGTTCAAGCCATTAAGAGGGCACTTACAAAGCAAGCTCCCCTCAGGTGTGCAGATGAAACAACAGCTTTTGACTTACGCAGCTGTCGGGCCAGCTTGCTTCACCAGCAGGACACACTCGTTCGCAGACTGAGACCACGCGCAGTACGGATCCCGAGCCAAGACACAATCCACACAGTACTTGTACCGCCCGCATTCCGAAACTGGAAGCTGCACCACTTGAGACTGGGACCCTGCATAGAGCATTCCCTAGAAATGCAGGGGGGAATTCCTTTACAACAGTGAGTGAGATTGTAAGCTGATATTTTTGAATAGGGATTGTAGGATTTTCTATTTGTTCAAAATATCAGCAAACTAACAATCCTGCAATAACAGATGGTTATGACTGAGAGAAAAACCTAGCCTGCTATAGCATGGGAAATGAAGAGTTCCCTCCatgattttttaatgaatataaaGGCCCGTTTCAGTTCTATTTTGACACACGCAAAttcttctacagaaaaaaaagatgtttttcgTTTCTGTTATTAAAGAATAAACAATAGTAGAATTATGAGCCATTTAGAGGCTATTTAAAAGCCAGAACAACAGAGCAGAGCAAGGCCTGAGGCGAGCTATTAGAGCAGCCACTTTCCATCTGCAGGGACAGAAGTTTTACCTTTTCAGACGACAGCCGGAGAGCTCGTACAGGCTCAGGAGATGGGAACAGCTGGAGCTCCTCCACAATGAACATTTCCCCATCACAACTGAAAGCTTTATGCAAATATCCATCATCTACATAAAATGAAATGGATTTCTAAAGATAAACTCGTTTAAACACAGCCTAACGTTTTTGCCTGATAATTCATGTTGAAATTAGATCGAGAGTTAGAAGGCATTCCTGAGCACAGGGAATTTTTTTAGTTCTTCAAAGCAattcttatttttgctttcaataAGACAcaagaaatgattttttttcccagggaaaaaaaaccccaaactcaaaCAATCAAACAATCCCTGAATTTTATTATGTCAAATATCCTTTGATATGGAAAGTTTCTAAAGAGAGCCTTTGAATGTCCAACAAGCCAAACACATTTAATCTAACTGGGATGAAAACATTAAACTAGCAAGACAGCTTCTGAATGCAAAACTTCAAACAGCTGATGAATTATTTCACTTTACTAaagtctcagaaaaaaaccctggaaCAAAATGCATAAAAGCATAGAGTatcttttcctaaaataaaagcacttaCCTGTTCCTAGAAACATGACATCATATGTGTGTTTATCCAGGCCAGTGACCCTCTCTACGACAATCCTGGTGTAGGTGGAACCTCTCTTCAGCAGCACAGGTCTGTCACCAATTGGATTTACAGAGTTATCCATTAGAGGGTGATCTCTAACAAACTGCAGAACTTTGTCAGGCAGGTCAGAAGAAGTGTTATAGCCAAGACTCCGGGCAAAGTTGTCAATGCACTAGGAACAAAACAGAGGGAACATGACTACAATTGCTTTTACATCTCACCAAGGCATATAAAAAAgttgtattttcttctaaacaCCCAGTTATTTCTACTTATCTTCAAAATAAGTATTCTCCTCATGCTTTCTGAGCAAGCTAGTAACCCCACATCtctgtggagcagagctgccagCAAGGTGGCTTTTCCAGGAGCCCTCATATGATGATAGGACAAAGCAGGGATCTCTCTGCCAGTTATAAACACTGTCTTTATCTTGGTAAAACACAAGCTAAAGATTTGCTACCAAAGATAATCTAGAGGCCGTTCTTTAATTAGAAAAAGTAAATTCATATTTACAGCGCCAGGACGTGGAACTGGCACGTCTCCCCTGTACACCATCCACTTAACAGGGGAATGTTCGACAGCCACGGCTCCCTTGTAGTTTCCTTTGGAGAAGACTTCCTCAATGTTTTTCATGCTGTATGCACAAACAGCTGAGATGTCTAACCTTCccctgagaaggaaaaaaaataacaacacaaaagcaagttttgttattttatatagaaataaatactgtaaaataacCCCATCTCCACAGCGTGCACTGCCATATCTCTTCCCGGATTAGTGCAAAGATATCCGGCACTAAAACCACTTCCCTGTTTGCAGTTATGAGTCActaagaataaaacaaaatattcataaaaGATGATATTAAATCTTATTGTTAAAAATCAAGTAACTGCTGTGAAATCGATTGAAACAACTTAGAGGAGGATCTTTTGACAACCTTTCCTGTCAACAGGCAGATCAGCTCAACTATCACAGTAATCAATGTGTGATGGAATTCTCCTCCCTTTAGCTCCACACTGCTGACACAGGCCATTAATTCTTCTCCTAATCCCTTCAGCTCTTCTTACTGAAAAACACAATACTTTCTCTCTTTGCCTCTAATTACAATGCTTTTCATAACAATGCCTGGTAATCCAGGTAGTGCTTTAGGAGTGTCCGGATCAGGCATTGATGTGATTTCAGCTCTATCAGTGCATGCCAAGCCAGTGTTTGCCACACCCGAAGGACTCTATTTACCTACTTGGGGCAATCTTGTCATTGATGTTGTTCGACAAGTAAAATTTTGATACcctttgtcttgtttttcttgatTAGTCAGAGAATTAAGAAAAAGCTAGTTAACCCTAAAACTCGCACGCTTTTAGGGTTTGGAGTTGAG
Above is a window of Phaenicophaeus curvirostris isolate KB17595 chromosome 28, BPBGC_Pcur_1.0, whole genome shotgun sequence DNA encoding:
- the LOC138731937 gene encoding semaphorin-4E-like; the encoded protein is MGSITLVLYLVLQLADEAETSIANCIPRKTVKYHAGEITTFMKEGLANISTLLVNEETDTLFVGGRDAVFALDLNNISREIAREYWFATQERQLECIRRGKDKLRCQNYILSLHKINNSYLYVCGTNAYHPTCDHMVILGMNMSLQGRAEESRGQCPFEPTLNYASVYVDGEFYSATSNNFLGTEPIILRNMRNPVRTEFKTSWLNEPSFVDMELVHESESNPNGDDDKIYVFFTETAVEFEFYDKLLVSRIARICRGDLGGKRLLQRRWTSFLKSRLSCSVPELNFHFNVVQDIFFLRRREWQESIFYGIFSQQWGRLDISAVCAYSMKNIEEVFSKGNYKGAVAVEHSPVKWMVYRGDVPVPRPGACIDNFARSLGYNTSSDLPDKVLQFVRDHPLMDNSVNPIGDRPVLLKRGSTYTRIVVERVTGLDKHTYDVMFLGTDDGYLHKAFSCDGEMFIVEELQLFPSPEPVRALRLSSEKGMLYAGSQSQVVQLPVSECGRYKYCVDCVLARDPYCAWSQSANECVLLVKQAGPTAANLIQSVRYGDASSCLSIENSVRKCVFTLGNNVYLRCVPLSNLASVVWKFNGSRLQAEDPNYLLYDGGMAVLNVTLDAAGFYDCLSVEKSRGKEFHFTVARYALYAQEKTAEANIIATVKEDRKKRTEEFQSLEPPLLPNGAVRQESVESRAEKMVLRVLGAGFGLLFLFMLIWNFHKGHLRLLWKSREASSKPTDAAGLESAVPAAEGLSDERKNSVTEMSVSSVNERE